From a single Lolium rigidum isolate FL_2022 chromosome 7, APGP_CSIRO_Lrig_0.1, whole genome shotgun sequence genomic region:
- the LOC124669979 gene encoding uncharacterized protein LOC124669979 yields MGYDGFQPQTMSCHGGSNDQGSLPEEFLMQPERGLECVGGGGSYYAGAVDETQALGAQIPPKRIEAGAGQEMAAITEVKSSVSMDVEKSEEVSGKNNMPASLFLRMRRKWISTSNQPMLMILIIGL; encoded by the exons ATGGGTTACGATGGCTTCCAGCCGCAGACGATGTCGTGCCACGGCGGGAGCAACGACCAAGGGAGCCTACCCGAGGAATTCCTGATGCAACCGGAGCGCGGCCTCGagtgcgtcggcggcggcggaagctaCTACGCGGGCGCCGTCGACGAGACGCAGGCGCTGGGCGCACAAATTCCACCCAAG AGAATTGAGGCAGGAGCAGGACAAGAGATGGCAGCAATCACTGAAGTCAAGTCATCTGTTTCTATGGATGTCGAG AAAAGTGAGGAAGTATCAGGAAAAAATAATATGCCAGCCAGCCTGTTTCTACGGATGAGGAG GAAATGGATCTCAACATCGAATCAACCAATGTTGATGATTTTGATAATAGGCCTCTAA